The following nucleotide sequence is from bacterium.
GAGGAAGTTTTATATTAGGATATTGCCGGGAGATAGAGTGACCATTGAATTGTCACCATATGATATTGAAAAAGGGCGGATCGTTTATCGATATAAATAACGGTTTTGTCCTAGGAGGTAATATAATGAAAGTTAGAGCATCAGTTAAAAAAATTTGTGATAAATGCAGAATCGTCCGGAGAAAAGGGCGTGTTCGCGTAATTTGCAAGAACCCCAGGCATAAACAACGCCAGGGATAGGAGAGATATATGGCAAGAATATCGGGAATAGACCTGCCAAAGAATAAGCGCATCGATGTAGCTCTTACCTACATATTCGGTATCGGACAAACTTCGAGCAAAAAGATACTTGAGGTTACACAAATCGATTCCGCGACAAGAGTTCACGAACTCACTGAGGCAGACGTTTCGCGCCTTAGACAGGAAATAGATGCGAATTATCAGGTCGAAGGTAACCTAAGAGCCAAACGAGCAGGAGATATCAAAAGACTTATAGAGATCGGTTCTTATAGAGGTCTTAGACATAAAGTAGGTTTACCTGTCAGAGGTCAGAGAACACGGACTAATGCCCGTTCGAGGAAAGGCGCAAAACGCACAGTCGGATTGGGTAGGAAGAAGCTTGGCAAGAAGGGTTAATTCCCAATTATTTAGGAGGAAATAAGTGGCGAAAACAAAAAAGCGTCAGCCGCGCAAGGTAAAGAAGGTCGTTGGTGAGAACGGTGTTGTTCATGTAACCGCGACTTTTAATAATACAATCATTACTTTCACTGATAAGAACGGCAACACCATTACATGGAGTTCCGGTGGTTGTATTGGTTTTACTGGGAGTAAAAAGTCTACGCCTTATGCGGCTCAGTTAGCCGCTAAAGAGGCTGCTGAAAAGGCCATGGAAATGGGTCTTCGCAACGTCGAAGCCTGGACTCAAGGTCCAGGAAGTGGTAAAGAGGCAGCTGTCAGGGCTATAGGGGCTACCGGTTTAAGAGTAACGCGTGTTAAGGACATTTCGCCAGTGCCTTTTGGCGGATGTCGTGGTAAAAAGCGCCGTCGTGTATAGGAGGCTTTTATAATGGCAAGATATATTGGACCATCGTGCAGACAATGTCGAAGAGAAGGACAGAAGTTATTTCTAAAGGGTGAGCGTTGTAATTCCGACACTTGTGCAATTACAAGACGCGGAACTAATCCTCCGGGAAGCTATAAGCAGGGTCGTAGGATGAGAAAACCTTCTGATTATGCTATTCGACTTCGCGAGAAACAAAAGGCTAGAAGAATTTATGGTATTCTCGAAAAGCAATTCAGACGCTATTTCGAGCGCGCTACGAGAATGAAGGGTGTTACTGGAACGAACCTTCTTCAGCTTCTCGAGCTTCGTCTCGATAATCTAGTGTATCGTCTAGGATTTGCACCTTCGAGAAAAGCTGCAAGACAGCTTGTGCTTCACAGGCATTTAATTGTCGACGGGAGTTTAGTAAATATTCCATCTTATGAGGTTCACCCCGGGCAGATCATCGGTGTTAGAGAATGCAGTAAGGATCTCGAGATAATCCATGATTCGTTGAGGAATATCGGCGAGAATGTACTTCCGTGGCTTCAACTCGAGAAACCGAAATTGATTGGCAAACTCTTATCTCTTCCAACTCGCGAGGAGATTCCTGTGGAAACACAAGAACAGCTTATTGTCGAATACTATTCGAGATAATTAACAGGAGGACCCCGAAATGAAGTGGAAAAGCATGCAAATGCCCAAAGATGTTGTCCTCGAACCATCCACCGCTACTCAGACTTTTGGTAGGTTTTTCTTTGAACCGCTTGAAAAGGGTTATGGAGTAACGATAGGAAATGCACTACGTCGAGTGGTTATACATTCGATGCAAGGTGCTGCTATTACATCGGTTAAGATAGACGGAGTTCAGCATGAATTCTCTTCTATAGCCGGTGTTTTAGAGGATATGACTGAGATAATTATTAATATCAAAGGGATTCGCTTTAAA
It contains:
- the rpmJ gene encoding 50S ribosomal protein L36 — translated: MKVRASVKKICDKCRIVRRKGRVRVICKNPRHKQRQG
- the rpsK gene encoding 30S ribosomal protein S11 — translated: MAKTKKRQPRKVKKVVGENGVVHVTATFNNTIITFTDKNGNTITWSSGGCIGFTGSKKSTPYAAQLAAKEAAEKAMEMGLRNVEAWTQGPGSGKEAAVRAIGATGLRVTRVKDISPVPFGGCRGKKRRRV
- the rpsM gene encoding 30S ribosomal protein S13 produces the protein MARISGIDLPKNKRIDVALTYIFGIGQTSSKKILEVTQIDSATRVHELTEADVSRLRQEIDANYQVEGNLRAKRAGDIKRLIEIGSYRGLRHKVGLPVRGQRTRTNARSRKGAKRTVGLGRKKLGKKG
- the rpsD gene encoding 30S ribosomal protein S4; amino-acid sequence: MARYIGPSCRQCRREGQKLFLKGERCNSDTCAITRRGTNPPGSYKQGRRMRKPSDYAIRLREKQKARRIYGILEKQFRRYFERATRMKGVTGTNLLQLLELRLDNLVYRLGFAPSRKAARQLVLHRHLIVDGSLVNIPSYEVHPGQIIGVRECSKDLEIIHDSLRNIGENVLPWLQLEKPKLIGKLLSLPTREEIPVETQEQLIVEYYSR